From Pyrenophora tritici-repentis strain M4 chromosome 1, whole genome shotgun sequence, the proteins below share one genomic window:
- a CDS encoding MhpC, hydrolase or acyltransferase (alpha-beta hydrolase superfamily), whose translation MSSTSAIDIQNAKFNTLGLTKSITAKGKICCYTRSLESSSSKNPILVLIHGYPQSAYMWRHVIPLLPPNAPLFVPDLPGYGASAPIEKNDKLSVGTAALEALKEQVQKADGKDSGNVEVVLIGHDRGARVAHRLSVSGVCGIQILGVCLIDIVPTSTQWQHFASPAAAAKEVTGYFHWPLLANTDLATRMITAFGPSNWCQEMILRWSGENFAGTDNLKADNALKVYGDFFAQEHTLKASCEDYREGATTDVEREERDQKEGMW comes from the exons ATGTCATCCACATCCGCCATCGACATCCAAAACGCCAAATTCAACACTCTCGGTCTAACAAAAAGTATCACAGCCAAAGGGAAAATATGCTGCTACACCCGCTCTTTGGAATCCTCCTCGAGCAAGAACCCAATCCTCGTGCTCATCCATGGCTACCCACAGTCAGCATACAT GTGGCGTCACGTGATCCCCCTTCTACCACCCAACGCTCCCTTATTTGTACCCGACCTACCTGGCTACGGCGCCAGCGCTCCAATCGAAAAGAACGATAAACTCAGCGTAGGTACCGCAGCACTCGAAGCTCTGAAAGAACAAGTCCAGAAAGCCGATGGGAAAGACTCCGGAAACGTGGAGGTCGTTTTGATCGGACATGACCGTGGAGCTAGAGTAGCCCATCGCCTTAGCGTAAGCGGTGTATGTGGGATACAAATCCTAGGTGTCTGTTTAATCGACATT GTCCCCACCTCAACGCAATGGCAGCACTTTGCCTCCCCCGCTGCTGCAGCAAAAGAAGTAACAGGCTACTTCCACTGGCCCCTTCTCGCAAACACCGATCTCGCAACCCGCATGATCACCGCTTTTGGTCCGTCGAACTGGTGCCAGGAAATGATACTGCGCTGGTCTGGGGAAAACTTTGCTGGGACTGACAATTTGAAGGCTGATAACGCGTTGAAGGTGTATGGGGATTTCTTTGCGCAGGAGCATACTCTCAAGGCGAGTTGCGAAGATTATAGAGAGGGGGCTACCACAGATGTGGAGAGGGAGGAGAGGGATCAGAAGGAAGGAA tgtggtga
- a CDS encoding GlcD, FAD-FMN-containing dehydrogenase has translation MLVRTIVTGLLCIIRCSSAFEQKDLKHAVSALSAQLSDEATITFPGGAEWDILQLRASSPRVSPHYSVIVQVATESDVQATVTLANRFNIPFLAISGAHGWTKSLNKLPYGIQINMRKLNTTTLSQDGKTAMVGGGTLQYEITRALFAKGKYAVTGLSECVSVAGPLLGGGHSLLQGQYGYSLDGLVSARLVIASGKIVEASRTRNADLFWALQGAGHNFGIVTSLEVKTHDIPSNWTVYSLIYPAEKIESLFSLLNDFEGPSMKRPAKLALTGVFAKLPGVDPVNPVVAYTVAYEGSQAEAEPYAAYFKALGPISITVSTNVNYVELYTVTGNNIDSHVCAKNENIAGAGVTLPTWDIEGLRKAFTVFANVTADPRFSTAIILLENYGMQGVRAVDPASTALALEERENPILASPVLWWKGDDEQTNKDAYAYTRAIRDALYTGLDKSDGKRHCYVNYANGEEPKAELYGYDARLAKLTKLKNDWDPKNSFKYYNPI, from the exons ATGCTCGTTCGTACCATTGTAACAGGACTGCTGTGTATCATCCGTTGCTCATCCGCATTCGAGCAAAAGGATCTAAAGCATGCCGTCTCCGCACTGAGCGCTCAACTTTCCGATGAAGCCACTATCACATTCCCGGGAGGAGCCGAATGGGATATATTGCAGTTGCGCGCCTCGTCACCGCGTGTATCTCCTCATTACAGCGTCATTGTCCAAGTAGCGACCGAGTCCGATGTACAAGCGACAGTCACCTTGGCTAATCGTTTCAACATTCCTTTCCTGGCTATCTCAGGTGCTCATGGATGGACAAAGTCGCTCAACAAACTGCCATATGGCATTCAGATCAATATGCGGAAGCTCAATACTACGACACTGAGCCAAGATGGAAAGACTGCCATGGTTGGGGGCGGTACGTTGCAATACGAGATCACCCGCGCACTGTTTGCCAAGGGAAAGTATGCTG TCACCGGACTTTCAGAATGTGTTTCTGTCGCAGGTCCCCTCTTGGGAGGTGGCCACAGCTTGCTACAAGGCCAATACGGCTATTCTCTCGACGGACTTGTCTCCGCACGCTTAGTGATCGCCAGTGGCAAAATAGTCGAAGCATCTCGCACGAGGAATGCTGATCTCTTCTGGGCCTTACAAGGAGCCGGTCATAATTTTGGCATCGTGACCAGCCTTGAAGTCAAGACCCATGATATACCATCTAACTGGACAGTATACTCGTTGATATACCCAGCTGAGAAGATTGAGTCGCTATTCAGTCTTCTCAATGATTTTGAAGGCCCATCAATGAAGCGGCCAGCGAAATTGGCACTCACTGGAGTGTTCGCGAAGCTTCCTGGTGTTGATCCAGTCAAT CCCGTAGTAGCATACACCGTCGCATACGAAGGGTCACAAGCAGAAGCAGAGCCATACGCAGCCTACTTCAAAGCTCTCGGCCCCATCTCAATCACAGTCTCAACCAACGTCAACTATGTTGAACTATACACAGTAACTGGAAACAACATCGACAGCCATGTCTGCGCAAAGAATGAGAACATCGCTGGAGCCGGCGTCACACTGCCTACCTGGGACATTGAAGGTCTCCGCAAAGCTTTCACGGTTTTCGCAAACGTGACGGCAGATCCTCGGTTCAGCACCGCCATCATTCTCTTGGAAAATTACGGTATGCAGGGTGTGAGGGCTGTTGATCCAGCATCCACTGCTCTAGCACTGGAGGAGCGCGAGAATCCTATCCTTGCAAGTCCGGTCTTGTGGTGGAAGGGCGACGATGAGCAGACGAATAAAGACGCGTATGCATACACGCGCGCAATTCGTGATGCGCTATATACGGGGCTTGATAAGAGCGATGGGAAGCGGCATTGCTATGTTAATTATGCCAATGGAGAGGAACCAAAGGCTGAGTTGTATGGGTACGATGCCAGGCTTGCGAAGTTGACCAAACTGAAGAATGATTGGGATCCGAAGAACAGTTTCAAGTACTACAATCCGATATGA
- a CDS encoding 60S ribosomal protein eL27, giving the protein MKFLKVGRVVIITRGRYAGKKCVIISPLDNGTKSHPFPHALVAGIETYPSKVTRRMSKNKQAKKSKVKPFVKQVNYTHIMPTRYTIELENLKGVISADTFKEVSQREEAKKTVKKAFEERYQSGKNRWFFTPLQF; this is encoded by the exons ATGAAGTT CCTCAAGGTCGGACGCGTTGTC ATCATCACCCGGGGCCGCTATGCCGGCAAGAAGTGCGTGATCATCTCACCACTTGACAACGGCACCAAGTCGCATCCCTTCCCCCACGCTCTCGTTGCCGGTATCGAGACCTACCCCTCCAAGGTCACCCGCCGCATGTCAAAGAACAAGCAGGCCAAGAAGAGCAAGGTCAAGCCTTTCGTCAAGCAGGTCAACT ACACTCACATCATGCCTACCCGCTACACCATTGAGCTCGAGAACCTGAAGGGCGTCATCTCCGCCGACACATTCAAGGAGGTTTCGCAACGGGAGGAGGCCAAGAAGACGGTGAAGAAGGCATTCGAGGAGCGATACCAGTCCGGAAAGAACCGATGGTTCTTCACTCCCTTACAGTTCTAA
- a CDS encoding WD40 repeat protein yields MKIKALSRSTASTQAPGSSIAKVTRNLDPNLHPFERAREYTRALNATKVERMFAQPFLGDFEPGHVDGVYSFAKDPNSLECFASGSGDGVVKVWDLTSREEKWQAQAHENLVKGMCWTQDQKLITCGSDRQIQMFEPYTQPSKSPPKATWHGNAAFTSVSHHRSLPTFAAGSSVISIYDTSRTSGAPVSSLVWPSAIDTITDVKFNQVETSILASCATDRAVILYDARTNSPLHRTVLNFAANCLAWNPMEAYNFAVASEDHNGYIFDMRNMNRALQVLKGHVAAVMSIEFSPTGEELITGSYDRSIRLWERQKGHSRDVYHTKRMQRVFSVAWSPDNKYVLSGSDDGNVRLWRARASERSGIKSFALRQKLAYDEAVKERYKHMPEIKRIDRHRHLPKTVKKAGEIKAEEIKSIKRKEENVRAHSKKGSVKRKAEREKMILAREQ; encoded by the exons ATGAAGATCAAGGCCCTCAGCCGCTCGACGGCCTCTACGCAGGCGCCTGGCTCCAGTATCGCGAAAGTCACGAGAAACCTAGACCCGAACCTCCACCCCTTCGAACGAGCGCGAGAATACACCAGAGCCCTCAATGCGACAAAAGTTGAGCGCATGTTTGCACAGCCATTTCTCGGCGACTTCGAGCCCGGGCATGTTGATGGTGTTTATTCCTTCGCGAAGGATCCCAACTCGCTCGAGTGTTTTGCTAGCGGCAGTGGCGACGGTGTCGTGAAGGTGTGGGACTTGACAAGCAGGGAGGAGAAATGGCAGGCTCAAGCGCACGAGAACCTGGTCAAGGGCATGTGTTGGACTCAGGACCAGAAGCTCATTACCTGCGGGTCCGACCGCCAAATCCAAATGTTTGAGCCATACACCCAACCCTCCAAGTCCCCTCCAAAAGCGACCTGGCATGGCAACGCAGCCTTTACGTCCGTTTCGCACCACCGTTCCCTACCAACCTTTGCTGCTGGTTCCAGCGTAATTTCCATATACGACACGTCAAGAACATCGGGAGCCCCGGTTTCGAGTCTCGTATGGCCTTCG GCTATCGACACCATCACAGACGTCAAGTTCAACCAAGTCGAGACTTCCATACTGGCATCATGCGCAACCGATCGAGCTGTCATCTTGTACGATGCCCGCACAAACTCTCCTCTACATCGCACAGTCCTCAACTTTGCGGCAAACTGCCTTGCATGGAACCCAATGGAAGCCTACAACTTTGCCGTCGCGTCTGAGGATCACAATGGATACATATTTGATATGCGCAATATGAATCGAGCGTTGCAGGTCTTG AAAGGTCACGTTGCGGCGGTCATGTCAATTGAGTTCTCACCAACTGGAGAAGAGCTCATTACAGGCTCCTACGACCGCTCCATACGATTATGGGAGCGACAAAAGGGTCACTCTCGAGATGTCTACCACACCAAGCGGATGCAACGTGTGTTCTCGGTCGCCTGGAGCCCCGACAACAAGTACGTGCTCAGCGGGTCAGACGATGGCAACGTTCGTCTATGGAGAGCTAGAGCATCCGAGAGGTCTGGTATCAAGTCATTCGCGCTACGACAGAAGTTGGCATATGATGAAGCAGTCAAGGAACGGTACAAGCACATGCCTGAGATCAAGCGCATCGACAGGCACAGACACCTCCCCAAGACTGTCAAGAAGGCCGGTGAGATCAAAGCTGAGGAGATCAAGTCTATTAAGCGGAAGGAAGAGAATGTCAGGGCTCATTCGAAGAAGGGTTCCGTCAAGCGGAAGGCGGAGCGCGAGAAAATGATATTGGCGAGAGAACAATGA